The following are from one region of the Gloeomargarita lithophora Alchichica-D10 genome:
- the coaBC gene encoding bifunctional phosphopantothenoylcysteine decarboxylase/phosphopantothenate--cysteine ligase CoaBC — translation MGRILVGIGGGISAYKVCELVSRWVQAGHQVRVVLTPMAERFITPLTVSTLSRHPAYTDGDFWQATGRPLHIELGEWAEVILVAPLTADLLAKIAHGQADDLLTNTLLASTAPVLVAPAMNATMWQQLSVQSNYKMLLQWPRFHSVGTRSGLLACDAVGPGRMAEPEEIYPWVESLLITGGQRDLCQYKILVTAGGTREYLDPVRFLGNPATGAMGLALAQAANHRGAQVTLIHAPVSQRIPPLEAVVPVTSGQAMYNAVMAAFPAQDWCLMAAAVGDVQPGTYHPHKLRKRDLPDCLPLAPVPDILQALSNIKQPHQLLVGFAAQTGEIEPPAWEKLIAKKLDAIVANPVDQAQAGFGSSTNWGIWLDRQGQRLEFSLVPKLTLAHQILTATRSFYSSASSGTSAAGG, via the coding sequence ATGGGGCGGATTTTGGTGGGGATCGGTGGGGGCATCTCTGCCTACAAAGTCTGTGAATTGGTGTCCCGGTGGGTGCAGGCGGGTCATCAGGTGCGGGTGGTATTGACCCCGATGGCCGAGCGGTTTATTACCCCGTTGACCGTCAGTACCCTGAGTCGGCATCCCGCTTACACGGATGGGGATTTTTGGCAGGCCACGGGACGACCCCTCCACATCGAATTGGGGGAATGGGCGGAGGTGATCCTGGTCGCTCCGTTGACGGCGGATTTGTTGGCTAAAATCGCCCACGGTCAGGCGGATGACCTGCTCACCAATACGCTGTTGGCGAGTACAGCACCGGTGCTGGTTGCTCCGGCGATGAATGCAACCATGTGGCAACAATTGTCAGTGCAAAGTAATTATAAAATGCTTTTACAATGGCCTCGGTTTCACTCGGTCGGCACCCGGTCGGGGTTACTCGCCTGCGATGCGGTCGGCCCTGGGCGCATGGCGGAGCCAGAGGAAATTTATCCCTGGGTTGAATCCCTGCTGATCACCGGCGGTCAAAGGGATTTATGTCAGTACAAAATACTGGTGACTGCCGGGGGTACCCGCGAGTATCTTGACCCGGTGCGTTTCTTGGGCAACCCGGCTACGGGAGCGATGGGGTTGGCCTTGGCGCAGGCGGCCAATCACCGGGGGGCGCAGGTGACGTTGATTCATGCGCCGGTGAGCCAACGGATTCCTCCCTTGGAGGCGGTGGTACCGGTCACCAGCGGCCAAGCCATGTACAATGCGGTGATGGCGGCGTTTCCGGCGCAGGATTGGTGTCTGATGGCGGCGGCGGTGGGGGATGTGCAACCCGGTACCTATCACCCCCACAAACTCCGCAAACGGGACTTGCCGGACTGTTTACCCTTGGCACCGGTGCCGGATATTTTGCAGGCGTTGAGTAATATCAAACAACCCCACCAACTGCTGGTTGGGTTTGCCGCCCAAACCGGGGAGATTGAACCCCCCGCCTGGGAAAAGTTAATTGCCAAAAAGTTAGATGCAATCGTCGCCAACCCAGTGGATCAAGCCCAAGCGGGGTTTGGCAGTAGTACCAACTGGGGAATCTGGCTGGATCGCCAAGGACAACGGTTAGAATTTTCCCTCGTCCCCAAATTAACCCTGGCGCACCAAATTCTGACCGCCACCCGGAGTTTCTATTCTTCCGCCTCGTCCGGCACTTCCGCCGCCGGAGGATAG
- a CDS encoding thiol-disulfide oxidoreductase DCC family protein — protein MPQYLIIYDGRCNLCSAGVQAVYALDQGRLFSYVPMQDEMALAAWGITPTTCAEGMIVLDQTHPHQYWQGSAAVEQIARLVPGVAPWVERYQGVSALKSWGDAGYAQIREHRYAWFGERAEVYRVAEP, from the coding sequence ATGCCCCAGTACCTCATTATTTACGATGGCCGGTGCAACCTATGCAGTGCCGGGGTGCAAGCGGTTTATGCCCTTGACCAAGGCCGTTTATTTAGCTATGTACCCATGCAGGATGAAATGGCTTTGGCGGCTTGGGGCATCACCCCGACAACCTGCGCTGAGGGGATGATTGTGCTGGATCAAACCCATCCCCACCAGTATTGGCAGGGTAGTGCGGCGGTCGAGCAGATCGCCCGATTGGTGCCGGGGGTCGCCCCCTGGGTGGAACGGTATCAGGGGGTGAGCGCCCTAAAATCCTGGGGCGATGCCGGTTATGCCCAAATCCGGGAGCATCGTTATGCCTGGTTCGGGGAACGGGCGGAGGTTTACCGGGTGGCGGAACCCTGA
- the ftsH2 gene encoding ATP-dependent zinc metalloprotease FtsH2, producing the protein MKLSWKVVLLWLLPVLIIGFFFWQGMMGPVWRESGLNAATVRMTYGRFLEYLDGGQVQRLDLYEGGRTAIVEITDPELNNRFQRIRVDLPTAGPDLISRLRSAHVDFDIHSSRNNAALWGLLGNLVFPLVLIGGLIFLFRRSGNMPGGPGQAMSFGRSRARFQMEAKTGVKFEDVAGVDEAKEELQEVVTFLKQPERFTAVGAKIPRGVLLVGPPGTGKTLLAKAIAGEAGVPFFSISGSEFVEMFVGVGASRVRDLFKKAKENAPCIIFIDEIDAVGRQRGAGIGGGNDEREQTLNQLLTEMDGFEGNTGIIVIAATNRADVLDAALLRPGRFDRQVMVDIPDLNGRLAILRVHARNKKLDGSISLEMIARRTPGFSGADLANLLNEAAILTARRRKEAMGLGEIDAAIDRVVAGMEGTPLVDSKSKRLIAYHEIGHAIVGTLLPHHDPVQKVTLIPRGQARGLTWFMPGEDAMLVSRAQLLARIAGTLGGRAAEAVVFGEAEVTTGAGNDLQQVGALARQMVTRFGMSNFGLLSLDGQMGEVFLGRDLVARSDYSNEVASLVDVQVRDIVGQCYQQACRIIQEQRVVIDRLVDLLIEKETIDGDEFRQIVAEYTPLPQVTTPASV; encoded by the coding sequence ATGAAATTGTCTTGGAAAGTGGTACTGCTGTGGTTATTACCGGTTTTGATTATCGGTTTTTTCTTTTGGCAGGGAATGATGGGGCCGGTGTGGCGGGAGAGCGGCCTGAATGCGGCCACGGTACGGATGACCTACGGGCGATTTTTGGAGTATTTGGATGGGGGGCAGGTGCAACGGCTTGACCTGTACGAGGGGGGGCGTACGGCGATTGTGGAGATCACCGACCCGGAGTTGAACAATCGGTTCCAGCGGATTCGGGTGGACTTGCCGACGGCGGGGCCGGATTTGATCAGCCGTCTGCGCTCGGCTCATGTGGATTTTGACATTCACAGCAGTCGCAACAATGCGGCCTTGTGGGGGCTGTTGGGGAATTTGGTGTTTCCTTTGGTGTTGATTGGCGGGTTGATTTTTCTGTTTCGCCGCTCCGGGAATATGCCGGGGGGGCCGGGGCAGGCCATGAGTTTTGGTCGCTCCCGGGCGAGATTTCAAATGGAGGCCAAAACCGGGGTCAAGTTTGAGGATGTGGCGGGGGTGGATGAGGCCAAGGAAGAACTGCAAGAGGTGGTGACGTTTTTGAAACAGCCGGAGCGGTTTACGGCGGTGGGGGCGAAGATTCCGCGGGGGGTGTTGTTGGTCGGCCCGCCGGGGACGGGGAAAACCCTTTTAGCCAAGGCGATTGCTGGGGAAGCGGGGGTGCCGTTTTTTAGCATTTCCGGCTCGGAATTTGTAGAAATGTTTGTGGGGGTGGGAGCTTCGCGGGTGCGGGATTTGTTCAAAAAGGCGAAGGAAAATGCCCCCTGTATTATTTTCATTGATGAAATTGATGCGGTGGGTCGCCAACGGGGGGCGGGGATTGGCGGTGGTAACGATGAGCGGGAGCAAACCCTGAACCAATTGCTGACCGAGATGGATGGGTTTGAGGGAAATACGGGGATTATTGTGATTGCGGCCACGAACCGGGCGGATGTGCTGGATGCGGCGTTATTGCGGCCAGGGCGGTTTGACCGGCAGGTGATGGTGGATATTCCCGACCTGAACGGGCGGTTGGCGATACTGCGGGTACACGCCCGGAATAAAAAACTGGATGGCAGTATTTCCCTGGAAATGATTGCCCGCCGCACGCCGGGGTTTTCCGGGGCGGATTTGGCGAATTTACTCAACGAGGCGGCGATTCTGACGGCACGGCGACGCAAGGAGGCGATGGGGCTGGGTGAGATTGATGCGGCCATTGACCGGGTGGTGGCGGGGATGGAGGGCACGCCGCTGGTGGACAGCAAGAGCAAACGCTTGATTGCCTACCACGAAATCGGTCATGCCATTGTGGGGACATTGCTCCCCCACCACGACCCGGTGCAAAAGGTGACCCTGATTCCCCGGGGGCAGGCGCGGGGGTTGACCTGGTTTATGCCGGGGGAGGATGCGATGTTGGTGTCCCGGGCGCAATTGCTGGCACGCATTGCCGGCACTTTGGGGGGACGCGCCGCCGAAGCGGTGGTGTTTGGGGAAGCGGAAGTGACCACCGGGGCGGGGAATGACCTGCAACAGGTGGGGGCTTTGGCACGGCAGATGGTGACCCGCTTCGGGATGTCCAATTTCGGCCTGTTGTCCTTGGATGGGCAGATGGGTGAGGTGTTTTTGGGGCGGGATTTGGTGGCACGGTCGGACTATTCCAACGAGGTGGCCTCGCTCGTGGATGTGCAGGTGCGGGATATTGTCGGCCAGTGTTACCAGCAGGCTTGCCGGATTATCCAGGAGCAACGGGTGGTGATTGACCGTCTGGTGGATTTGCTGATTGAGAAAGAAACCATTGATGGGGACGAATTTCGGCAAATCGTGGCGGAATATACGCCCCTCCCCCAAGTAACAACCCCTGCGTCCGTGTAA
- the psaI gene encoding photosystem I reaction center subunit VIII has translation MAASFLPAILVPLVGLVLPAVAMAFLFVYIE, from the coding sequence ATGGCGGCTTCCTTCTTACCGGCCATTTTGGTTCCCCTGGTGGGGTTGGTGTTACCGGCGGTGGCGATGGCGTTCCTATTCGTTTACATTGAATAA
- a CDS encoding competence/damage-inducible protein A produces MPLMTAEVLAVGTELLLGEIVNTNAQFFAQELAALGISHHWQTVVGDNVERIHQGLAQATARSQLVLCTGGLGPTPDDLTTEAIAGYFQTPLVEHPQIFADIQAKYARRGLATPENNRKQALLPQGAEILPNPKGTAPGMIWSPRPDVTVMTFPGVPSELQTMWRETAVPYLQAQGWVTGVIVSQNLRFWGISEAALAAKVQDFFTPTNPTVAPYASKGETRLRITARAADREIALALIAPVSAQLQQRVGMDCYGLDGDTLAQVVGQLLQTRGDTLAVAESCTGGLLGAMITEVAGSSSYFQGGVVSYANGVKEDLLGVPAELLTTQGAVSAAVAMAMAVGVRERLATTWGLSITGIAGPGGGSEAKPVGLVYIALAGAGGRVTPWEHRFSPERGREWIRHLSANQALDHLRRTLLNAV; encoded by the coding sequence ATGCCCCTGATGACTGCGGAAGTGCTTGCCGTTGGTACGGAGCTATTGCTGGGGGAAATTGTCAATACCAATGCCCAGTTCTTTGCCCAGGAGTTGGCGGCTTTGGGGATTAGCCATCATTGGCAAACGGTGGTGGGGGATAACGTTGAACGCATCCATCAGGGGTTGGCGCAGGCGACGGCTCGTTCCCAGTTAGTCCTTTGCACCGGCGGGTTGGGGCCGACCCCGGATGACCTGACCACCGAGGCGATTGCCGGTTATTTCCAGACTCCCTTGGTGGAACACCCGCAGATTTTTGCTGACATTCAAGCCAAGTATGCCCGCCGGGGTTTGGCGACCCCAGAAAACAACCGCAAACAAGCCCTTCTGCCCCAGGGCGCAGAGATTTTACCCAATCCCAAGGGCACAGCACCGGGGATGATTTGGTCGCCCCGACCCGATGTGACGGTGATGACCTTTCCGGGGGTGCCGAGCGAATTGCAGACCATGTGGCGGGAAACGGCGGTGCCCTACCTCCAGGCGCAGGGGTGGGTGACGGGGGTGATTGTCAGCCAGAATTTACGCTTTTGGGGGATTTCTGAGGCGGCATTGGCGGCCAAGGTGCAGGATTTTTTTACCCCAACCAATCCCACGGTGGCACCCTATGCCAGCAAAGGGGAAACCCGCCTGCGGATCACGGCACGGGCGGCGGATCGGGAAATCGCTCTGGCCTTGATTGCCCCGGTGTCTGCCCAACTCCAGCAACGGGTGGGGATGGATTGCTACGGGCTGGATGGGGATACCCTGGCGCAGGTGGTGGGGCAATTGTTGCAAACTCGGGGGGACACCCTGGCGGTGGCGGAATCCTGCACGGGGGGGCTGTTGGGAGCCATGATTACCGAAGTGGCGGGCAGTTCCAGCTATTTCCAAGGGGGGGTGGTGAGCTACGCCAATGGGGTCAAGGAAGATTTACTGGGGGTACCGGCAGAATTATTAACCACCCAGGGGGCGGTGAGTGCAGCGGTGGCAATGGCGATGGCAGTCGGGGTCCGGGAGCGTTTGGCTACCACCTGGGGGTTGAGCATCACGGGAATTGCTGGGCCGGGGGGGGGTAGCGAGGCCAAACCGGTGGGGCTGGTCTATATCGCTCTGGCGGGGGCTGGCGGTCGGGTTACCCCTTGGGAACATCGCTTTAGCCCGGAGCGGGGACGGGAATGGATTCGCCACCTGAGTGCCAATCAAGCCCTAGACCACCTGCGCCGCACCCTGTTGAACGCAGTCTAA
- the aat gene encoding leucyl/phenylalanyl-tRNA--protein transferase — MSDFDLALVMRGYRQGYFLMADEHTGTLGWYRSRERALIPLDERFHCPRSLKRKFSQFTVQVNQDFAGVVAGCADRPETWISQELQQLYAQLHRAGYAHSWETWQEGALAGGILGIVVGAAFIGESMFHRVTDASKVALVTLVQHLRQQGFRLFDAQLMNPHLARFGAHAITDREYRRLLAQAVRHAERGFGTPQPP, encoded by the coding sequence ATGAGCGACTTTGACCTTGCTTTGGTAATGCGGGGCTACCGCCAGGGGTATTTTCTCATGGCGGATGAGCACACCGGCACCTTGGGATGGTATCGCAGTCGGGAGCGGGCGTTAATTCCCTTGGATGAGCGGTTTCATTGCCCCCGTTCCCTCAAACGCAAATTCAGCCAATTTACCGTTCAGGTCAACCAAGACTTCGCCGGAGTGGTGGCCGGTTGTGCGGATCGCCCGGAGACGTGGATTTCCCAGGAATTGCAGCAACTTTACGCGCAACTCCACCGGGCGGGTTACGCCCACAGTTGGGAAACGTGGCAGGAAGGGGCGTTGGCGGGGGGGATTTTGGGCATTGTGGTGGGGGCGGCCTTTATTGGTGAATCCATGTTTCATCGGGTTACCGATGCCTCCAAAGTGGCCTTGGTAACGCTGGTGCAACACCTGCGCCAGCAGGGTTTTCGTTTGTTTGATGCCCAGTTGATGAACCCCCACCTGGCGCGCTTTGGTGCCCATGCCATCACCGACCGGGAATATCGCCGTTTACTTGCCCAGGCGGTACGGCACGCCGAGCGGGGGTTTGGGACCCCCCAGCCACCCTAA
- a CDS encoding PHP domain-containing protein encodes MSQGVGMVAILAEQRPTVKRLKDAWAGLHARSCPDVYNFHLHTVYSDGRLEPDEVIQQAVATGLQGLAITDHHSVRGYERAYRYLMELNSPSKPVLWSGVEISCELLGLEVHILGYGFDPTHDLMAPYLQGITPLGDDYPAAVVIPAIQSAGGLAVLAHPERYKKPAQELVPAASALGVDGVEAYYAYHNPNPWRPSPEKTATVLHLSRVYGLWVTCGTDTHGRNIRCRM; translated from the coding sequence TTGAGTCAGGGGGTAGGCATGGTGGCAATTTTAGCCGAGCAACGGCCAACGGTCAAGCGACTCAAGGATGCCTGGGCGGGGTTGCATGCCCGGAGTTGTCCCGATGTCTATAATTTTCATTTGCATACGGTTTATTCCGATGGTCGTTTGGAACCGGACGAGGTAATTCAGCAGGCGGTGGCAACGGGGCTACAGGGTTTGGCGATCACTGACCATCACAGTGTACGGGGGTACGAGCGGGCTTATCGGTATTTGATGGAGTTGAACAGCCCCAGTAAGCCGGTTTTGTGGTCGGGGGTAGAAATCAGTTGTGAGTTGCTGGGCTTGGAGGTGCATATTCTGGGTTACGGATTTGACCCCACCCATGACCTGATGGCTCCCTATCTTCAGGGGATTACGCCCTTGGGGGATGATTATCCAGCGGCGGTGGTGATTCCAGCGATTCAGTCGGCGGGGGGGTTGGCGGTATTGGCACACCCGGAGCGCTACAAGAAACCGGCACAGGAATTGGTGCCAGCGGCCAGTGCCCTTGGCGTTGATGGGGTGGAGGCTTATTATGCGTACCACAATCCTAACCCTTGGCGACCCAGCCCAGAAAAAACTGCAACGGTGTTGCATCTGAGCCGGGTTTATGGGTTGTGGGTGACCTGTGGGACGGATACCCATGGTCGTAATATCCGCTGTCGTATGTAG
- a CDS encoding 50S ribosomal protein L32 — protein sequence MAVPKKKTSKARSSRRKAVWKREAVFSARKALSLAKSILTGRSRSFYYPPAAEVPDEAEE from the coding sequence ATGGCAGTTCCTAAGAAGAAAACCTCCAAAGCCCGCAGTAGTCGGCGCAAAGCCGTTTGGAAACGGGAAGCGGTCTTTTCAGCGCGCAAAGCCTTGTCCCTAGCCAAGTCCATTTTGACCGGGCGTTCCCGCAGTTTCTACTATCCTCCGGCGGCGGAAGTGCCGGACGAGGCGGAAGAATAG
- a CDS encoding phycobiliprotein lyase, whose product MDATDFFARSQGQWHSQRVTHHLAFRQTEMGRSLISVNSLTLDDPGVQGVCALYQYSPDQASGASRVEWRGVMGWDKEGEQQNGSTVMVLVPTDEQSGQLLREVGYAEKSPVAGRYQMDDTGAMTLVTEYETLRSQERLWFEEESIRLRTSTLGYGFGGMSMATFAVETRAELAMKTETQTTPPTILGW is encoded by the coding sequence ATGGATGCGACCGATTTTTTTGCCCGGAGCCAGGGGCAATGGCATTCCCAGCGGGTCACCCACCACTTGGCATTCCGGCAGACCGAGATGGGTCGTTCCCTGATCTCAGTCAATTCGCTGACGCTGGATGACCCTGGAGTGCAGGGTGTATGTGCTTTGTACCAATATTCTCCTGACCAAGCCAGCGGGGCTTCCCGCGTAGAGTGGCGGGGAGTCATGGGTTGGGACAAAGAAGGGGAGCAACAAAATGGCAGTACAGTGATGGTACTGGTTCCTACAGATGAGCAGTCCGGCCAACTCCTACGGGAAGTGGGGTATGCGGAAAAAAGCCCAGTCGCCGGACGCTACCAAATGGATGACACCGGTGCCATGACCCTGGTGACGGAGTATGAGACTCTGCGTTCCCAAGAGCGGCTTTGGTTTGAGGAAGAGTCCATCCGTTTACGCACCAGCACTTTGGGATATGGGTTTGGCGGGATGAGTATGGCTACCTTTGCCGTGGAAACCCGGGCGGAATTAGCAATGAAAACCGAGACTCAGACCACGCCACCGACTATTTTAGGTTGGTAA
- a CDS encoding metallophosphoesterase family protein translates to MRFPRFLMQLILGIGAGIVLALGANWLYAAVFQPQISVVSPDLNPSPEVVATRPPELPPETKALLAQAGNIVNPPRGDVRLMVMSDLNDAYGSTTYSPEVTKAIKIMPFWRPDMVVCSGDMVAGQYPALTQAQMRAMWQAFDKNVAAPLRQAKTPYGFTLGNHDASSALSVTKKFLFAQERNMAAEYWRNPQHNPGVKFVDQFEFPFYFTFEFKDIFFLVWDGSSHHIPTEKLAWVEKALASPRAQQAKMRILLGHLPLYAVSIGRNDPGEVMENSDKLRAMLEKYKVHTYISGHHHAYYPAHKGKLQLLHMGILGAGPRPLLTGNTPPWKTLTILDIRFKSPDLTTYTTYDMRTMRVIDQNLLPRFLAGHNGMVMRRDVNQLSASERQTCLQALDVALCTA, encoded by the coding sequence ATGCGATTCCCTCGTTTTTTGATGCAATTGATTCTCGGCATTGGGGCAGGAATTGTCCTGGCTTTGGGAGCAAATTGGCTCTATGCCGCTGTATTTCAGCCTCAAATTTCTGTGGTTTCCCCTGATCTGAATCCCAGCCCAGAAGTGGTGGCAACCCGTCCCCCCGAATTACCCCCGGAAACGAAAGCATTACTTGCGCAGGCGGGCAATATCGTCAACCCCCCCCGGGGGGATGTGCGGTTGATGGTGATGAGTGATTTGAATGATGCCTACGGCTCTACTACCTACTCGCCAGAGGTGACCAAGGCGATTAAAATTATGCCCTTTTGGCGACCGGATATGGTGGTCTGTAGTGGGGATATGGTGGCGGGGCAGTATCCCGCCTTGACCCAGGCGCAAATGCGGGCAATGTGGCAGGCTTTTGATAAAAACGTGGCGGCTCCCCTGCGTCAAGCCAAAACGCCCTACGGGTTTACGTTGGGGAATCATGATGCTTCCAGCGCATTGAGTGTCACAAAAAAGTTTTTGTTTGCTCAGGAACGCAATATGGCCGCCGAATACTGGCGCAATCCCCAGCACAATCCGGGGGTAAAATTTGTGGATCAATTTGAATTTCCCTTCTATTTCACCTTTGAATTTAAGGATATTTTCTTTTTAGTTTGGGATGGTTCTTCCCATCATATTCCAACAGAAAAATTAGCCTGGGTGGAAAAAGCCCTCGCTAGCCCCCGGGCACAACAGGCGAAAATGCGAATTTTACTCGGACATTTACCCCTGTATGCGGTGTCCATCGGGCGCAATGACCCCGGCGAAGTGATGGAAAATTCAGACAAACTGCGTGCCATGTTGGAAAAGTACAAAGTCCATACTTACATCAGCGGCCATCACCACGCCTATTACCCGGCGCACAAGGGCAAATTGCAGTTGCTCCACATGGGAATTTTGGGGGCAGGTCCCCGGCCTTTGCTGACGGGAAATACCCCGCCCTGGAAAACGCTGACAATTTTGGATATTCGTTTTAAGAGTCCCGACCTGACCACCTACACCACCTACGATATGCGGACGATGCGGGTGATTGACCAGAATTTGCTCCCCCGGTTTTTGGCGGGACACAATGGCATGGTCATGCGCCGGGATGTGAACCAACTTTCCGCCAGTGAACGACAGACCTGTTTACAAGCATTGGATGTTGCTCTTTGTACCGCCTAG
- the secD gene encoding protein translocase subunit SecD produces the protein MVGRQRLIILLVVGLVLAALLVINRIPVRLGLDLQGGAQLTLQVKTTTEVKEITPPVLEAVQRVVEGRINGLGVSEAVVQTVGSNQLLVQLPGVNDPQQAERVLGGTAQLDFRRQRQGTDSQQIQQLYLVREQILAIRQQENSGADPEQLQKDLKQADAALAAFYEPTGLTGKNLQDAVAQPLPAGNQWQVAIRFDGAGGQKFAELTQSIAGTGRTLGIFLDDTLISFPSVSAEFAAAGITGGAAVITGSFTAESANDLAVQLRGGALPVPVEIVENRTVGATLGQDSIQSSYWAFVGGMGFVLVFMVFYYRLPGLIADFSLLIYALLTYASFVLLGVTLTLPGIAGFILSIGMAVDANILIFERTREELQVGKSLYRSVESGFYRAFSSILDGNVTTLIACAALFWLGTGLVKGFALTLGLGVLVSMFTALTCSRTFLLFALTIPSLRRVEFYAPKSALAKG, from the coding sequence ATGGTCGGGCGGCAACGGTTAATTATCTTGCTGGTGGTGGGGCTAGTTTTGGCTGCCCTATTGGTCATTAATCGGATTCCAGTGCGTTTGGGGTTGGATTTGCAGGGGGGGGCACAGCTAACCCTACAGGTGAAAACCACCACGGAGGTAAAAGAAATTACACCGCCGGTTTTGGAGGCCGTGCAACGGGTGGTCGAAGGCCGGATCAATGGTCTGGGGGTTTCGGAAGCGGTGGTGCAGACCGTAGGAAGCAATCAATTGCTGGTGCAACTGCCGGGGGTTAATGACCCACAGCAGGCGGAACGGGTTTTGGGGGGCACGGCGCAGTTGGACTTTCGCCGCCAGAGGCAGGGCACGGACAGTCAACAAATTCAGCAATTGTACCTGGTGCGGGAGCAAATTCTGGCTATTCGTCAGCAGGAAAATAGTGGGGCAGACCCGGAGCAACTACAGAAAGACCTAAAACAGGCCGATGCCGCTTTGGCCGCCTTTTACGAGCCGACGGGGTTGACGGGCAAAAACCTACAAGATGCGGTGGCGCAACCGTTGCCCGCCGGGAATCAATGGCAAGTGGCAATTCGTTTTGATGGGGCGGGGGGACAAAAATTTGCCGAATTGACGCAATCCATCGCTGGTACTGGGCGCACCTTGGGTATTTTTTTAGATGACACTTTGATTAGTTTTCCCTCCGTCAGTGCCGAATTTGCCGCCGCTGGGATCACAGGGGGAGCGGCGGTGATCACCGGCAGTTTCACGGCGGAATCCGCCAATGATCTGGCAGTCCAATTGCGGGGGGGAGCCTTGCCGGTGCCGGTGGAAATTGTGGAAAATCGCACGGTGGGGGCAACACTGGGGCAAGATAGCATCCAAAGTAGTTATTGGGCGTTTGTTGGTGGCATGGGTTTTGTTTTGGTATTTATGGTCTTTTACTATCGCTTACCCGGTTTGATTGCTGATTTTTCTTTGCTCATTTATGCCCTATTAACCTATGCCTCTTTTGTTTTATTGGGTGTGACTTTGACGTTACCAGGGATTGCCGGATTTATTCTCAGTATTGGGATGGCGGTGGATGCCAACATTTTGATTTTTGAACGCACCCGCGAGGAGTTACAAGTCGGTAAAAGTCTTTATCGCTCCGTTGAATCCGGTTTTTATCGTGCCTTTAGTAGTATTTTGGATGGGAATGTCACCACATTGATTGCCTGTGCCGCTCTATTTTGGTTGGGAACTGGTTTGGTTAAAGGATTTGCTCTGACCTTGGGGTTGGGTGTGTTGGTGAGTATGTTTACCGCCCTTACCTGTAGTCGCACTTTTCTGTTATTTGCCCTAACGATTCCAAGTTTACGACGGGTGGAATTTTACGCCCCTAAATCGGCTTTGGCAAAGGGGTAA
- a CDS encoding DnaJ C-terminal domain-containing protein has product MTSTNYKDYYAVLGVSRDVTPDELKRTYRRLARQYHPDMNQGNPVAEARFKEINEAYEVLSDPDKRQKYDQFSHYWQPSGQRPRPEDGNVQDFDFGRYGSFEEFINELLGRMSPGTQPGRSPNQHSPIPREVTLPLTWAEAFCGAQKRVQAGGESFEVRIPAGVRPGTKIRVRGQGPFLPQSGQREDLFLVAELPQHPFFQFDGANLTAEVTITPDEAALGAPIAIPTPDGSVTVTVPAGIRSGQVLRLRGKGWPSAQGNRSDLLLKIQIAVPKELTQAERELYTKLASLRSFNPRTHLQGITL; this is encoded by the coding sequence ATGACCAGTACAAACTACAAGGACTACTATGCGGTGCTGGGGGTCAGTCGGGACGTAACACCGGACGAACTGAAACGCACCTACCGTCGTTTAGCCCGGCAGTATCACCCGGACATGAACCAGGGCAATCCGGTGGCCGAGGCCCGATTTAAGGAAATTAACGAAGCCTACGAAGTCCTTTCCGACCCGGATAAACGGCAGAAATACGACCAATTTAGCCACTATTGGCAACCATCGGGTCAGCGTCCCCGCCCGGAAGATGGCAATGTCCAGGATTTTGATTTTGGTCGCTACGGCAGTTTTGAGGAATTTATCAACGAACTCCTGGGGCGGATGAGTCCGGGCACCCAACCGGGGCGTAGCCCCAATCAACACAGTCCCATTCCCCGGGAAGTGACCCTGCCCCTGACCTGGGCAGAAGCCTTTTGCGGCGCCCAAAAGCGGGTACAAGCGGGCGGTGAATCCTTTGAAGTCCGCATTCCGGCGGGGGTACGTCCCGGCACCAAAATCCGGGTGCGGGGGCAAGGTCCATTCCTCCCCCAGAGCGGCCAGCGGGAGGATTTATTCCTGGTGGCGGAACTGCCCCAGCATCCATTTTTTCAGTTTGATGGCGCCAATTTAACCGCCGAAGTGACCATTACCCCCGATGAGGCGGCTTTGGGGGCACCCATCGCCATTCCCACCCCCGATGGCTCGGTCACCGTCACCGTCCCGGCGGGAATACGTTCCGGGCAGGTATTACGTCTGCGGGGGAAAGGTTGGCCGAGTGCCCAGGGAAACCGGAGCGATCTCCTCCTCAAAATCCAGATCGCCGTCCCCAAAGAGCTAACCCAGGCCGAGCGGGAGCTTTATACAAAATTAGCCAGCCTCCGTAGCTTTAACCCCCGTACGCACCTGCAAGGCATAACCCTCTAG